A portion of the Streptococcus sp. Marseille-Q6470 genome contains these proteins:
- a CDS encoding phosphatase PAP2 family protein: protein MKNYQEWYNQRKSSLLGHPQLLKLMRVFNRMMTVLMPLAYLTLLGTSFISKGIGNDLYAYILVPASGFILLTLVRKWINQPRPYETWGIVPLLEKDSSGNSMPSRHVFSATIISMACLHANLSAGLILLVLSALLGLVRVLGGVHYPKDVLVGYACGLLWGILFFML, encoded by the coding sequence ATGAAAAACTATCAAGAGTGGTACAATCAGAGGAAATCAAGCCTCCTTGGACATCCACAACTTTTGAAACTGATGCGAGTCTTTAATCGCATGATGACAGTTCTGATGCCCTTAGCATACTTGACCTTGTTGGGGACAAGTTTTATAAGTAAGGGAATAGGGAACGACCTTTATGCTTATATCTTAGTGCCAGCTTCTGGCTTTATCCTATTGACGCTTGTTCGTAAGTGGATCAATCAACCACGTCCCTATGAAACTTGGGGAATTGTCCCACTACTTGAAAAGGACAGTTCTGGTAATTCAATGCCCAGTCGCCATGTCTTTTCAGCGACCATCATTTCCATGGCTTGCTTGCACGCAAATTTGTCTGCGGGGTTGATTTTGTTGGTCTTGTCAGCTCTTCTCGGTCTGGTCCGAGTCTTGGGTGGCGTTCATTATCCCAAGGATGTTCTAGTAGGTTATGCCTGTGGACTCCTCTGGGGAATTCTTTTCTTTATGTTGTAA
- a CDS encoding LytTR family DNA-binding domain-containing protein, with product MKLRIEIDSELTETEIVIKAAALTDEIADLQRLLQETKAPRLIFYKGTGEYYLDLSEILFFETEGNKIYAHTQKEAYEVRLKLYELEAILPRYFSRVSKSTIANLRQVYSVDKSFSGTGTISFYQTHKEVHVSRHYQSLLKENLRNMR from the coding sequence ATGAAGTTACGAATCGAGATTGATAGTGAATTAACTGAGACAGAGATTGTCATCAAGGCTGCAGCCCTGACAGATGAAATAGCTGATTTGCAACGACTCTTGCAAGAAACCAAGGCTCCTAGGTTGATTTTTTATAAGGGGACGGGGGAGTATTACTTAGACTTGTCAGAAATTCTCTTTTTTGAGACGGAAGGCAACAAAATCTATGCTCATACCCAGAAAGAAGCCTATGAAGTGAGACTCAAGCTTTATGAGTTAGAGGCTATCCTGCCTCGCTATTTCAGTCGGGTATCCAAGTCAACCATTGCCAATCTTCGGCAGGTCTACTCAGTGGACAAATCCTTCTCAGGTACAGGGACTATTTCCTTTTATCAGACCCACAAGGAGGTTCACGTGTCACGGCACTACCAATCCCTCCTAAAAGAAAATCTAAGAAACATGAGGTAA
- the rpmB gene encoding 50S ribosomal protein L28: MAKVCYFTGRKTVSGNNRSHAMNQTKRAVKPNLQKVTVLIDGKPKKVWASARALKSGKVERV, translated from the coding sequence ATGGCTAAAGTATGTTACTTTACAGGTCGTAAGACTGTATCAGGAAACAACCGTTCACACGCGATGAACCAAACTAAACGTGCCGTAAAACCAAACCTTCAAAAAGTTACTGTTCTTATCGATGGTAAACCTAAAAAAGTTTGGGCTTCAGCTCGTGCTTTGAAATCAGGAAAAGTAGAACGCGTTTAA
- a CDS encoding Asp23/Gls24 family envelope stress response protein has translation MTVKINTKDGQVELTDDVIATVVGGAATEIFGVVGMASKNALKDNFQALLGKENYSKGVVVKAAEDGSIAVDVYTVLSYGTKISEVSKNIQERVRFSLENQLGITAQTVNVYIQNIKVVGE, from the coding sequence ATGACTGTAAAAATTAATACAAAAGATGGTCAAGTCGAACTGACAGATGATGTAATCGCTACTGTCGTAGGTGGTGCAGCAACTGAAATTTTTGGTGTAGTCGGTATGGCTAGTAAAAATGCCCTCAAAGATAATTTCCAAGCCCTTCTTGGTAAGGAAAATTATTCAAAAGGTGTAGTCGTTAAAGCAGCTGAAGACGGTAGTATTGCAGTTGATGTATATACTGTATTGAGCTACGGTACAAAAATCAGTGAAGTTTCAAAAAACATCCAAGAACGTGTTCGCTTTAGCCTAGAGAACCAACTTGGAATCACTGCTCAAACTGTGAATGTCTACATTCAAAATATCAAAGTTGTAGGAGAATAA
- a CDS encoding DAK2 domain-containing protein: MSNITTSLFQEMVQAASTRLNKQAEYVNSLNVFPVPDGDTGTNMGMTIENGAKEVADKPASTVGEAASILAKGLLMGARGNSGVITSQLFRGFSQAIKTKEELTGKDLALAFQSGVEVAYKAVMKPVEGTILTVSRGAAIGAKKKAEQTDDAVEVMRAALEGAKAALAKTPEMLPVLKEVGVVDSGGQGLVFIYEGFLSALTGEYSASEDFVATPANMGEMINAEHHKSVAGHVATEDITFGYCTEIMVALKQGPTYAKEFDYEEFRNYLNELGDSLLVVNDDEIVKVHVHTEDPGLVMQEGLKYGSLVKVKVDNMRNQHEAQVEKEEAQVSKPVEEKEYALIAVVAGQGLADIFRAQGVDYVIEGGQTMNPSTEDFVKAVEKVNARNIIFLPNNKNIFMAAQSAAEVLEQPAVVVEARTIPQGLTSLLAFDPSKSIEENQERMTAALGDVVSGSVTTAVRDTTIDGLEIHENDNLGMVDGKILVSNPDMHQTLTETLKHMLDEDSEIVTFYVGEDGSEELANEIAQEIAEEFEDVEVEIHQGQQPVYPYLFSVE; encoded by the coding sequence GTGTCAAATATTACTACAAGCTTATTTCAAGAAATGGTACAGGCTGCTTCAACTCGTTTGAACAAGCAAGCCGAATATGTCAATTCATTGAACGTCTTCCCAGTTCCAGACGGAGATACAGGAACAAACATGGGAATGACGATCGAAAATGGTGCTAAAGAAGTAGCAGACAAACCAGCTTCAACTGTTGGTGAGGCTGCAAGTATCTTGGCTAAAGGTCTTTTGATGGGTGCGCGTGGGAACTCAGGAGTTATTACTTCTCAGCTTTTCCGTGGATTTTCACAAGCTATCAAAACAAAAGAAGAGCTAACAGGAAAAGATCTAGCTCTTGCTTTCCAATCAGGTGTTGAGGTTGCCTACAAGGCTGTTATGAAGCCTGTTGAAGGAACAATCTTGACTGTATCACGTGGAGCTGCTATCGGTGCTAAGAAAAAAGCAGAGCAGACAGATGACGCAGTTGAAGTTATGCGTGCAGCCTTGGAAGGAGCTAAAGCAGCCCTTGCTAAAACTCCAGAAATGCTTCCAGTATTGAAGGAAGTTGGAGTTGTGGACTCAGGTGGTCAAGGTTTGGTCTTCATCTATGAAGGATTCCTTTCAGCTCTTACTGGTGAATACAGTGCATCTGAAGACTTTGTTGCTACTCCAGCCAATATGGGTGAGATGATCAATGCAGAACACCACAAATCTGTAGCCGGACATGTAGCAACTGAAGACATTACCTTTGGTTACTGTACTGAAATCATGGTTGCCCTTAAACAAGGCCCAACTTATGCTAAAGAGTTTGACTACGAAGAATTCCGTAACTACTTGAACGAACTTGGGGATTCTCTACTTGTTGTCAATGACGACGAAATCGTTAAAGTTCACGTCCATACAGAAGATCCAGGACTTGTTATGCAAGAAGGTCTCAAATATGGTAGCTTGGTCAAGGTTAAAGTCGACAACATGCGTAACCAACACGAAGCGCAGGTAGAAAAAGAAGAAGCTCAAGTCAGCAAGCCAGTTGAAGAAAAAGAATATGCCCTTATCGCAGTAGTAGCTGGACAAGGTTTGGCAGACATCTTCCGTGCACAAGGTGTGGACTATGTCATCGAGGGCGGACAAACCATGAACCCTTCGACAGAAGACTTTGTCAAGGCTGTTGAGAAAGTTAATGCCCGTAACATCATCTTCTTGCCAAACAACAAAAACATCTTCATGGCAGCTCAATCTGCAGCTGAAGTATTGGAACAACCAGCTGTTGTAGTAGAAGCTCGTACAATTCCTCAAGGATTGACTAGCCTTCTAGCATTTGACCCAAGCAAGTCTATCGAAGAAAACCAAGAACGCATGACTGCGGCTCTTGGGGACGTTGTCAGCGGTAGCGTAACAACAGCTGTTCGTGACACGACTATCGATGGTCTAGAAATTCATGAAAATGACAATCTTGGTATGGTGGATGGTAAGATTCTCGTATCAAACCCTGATATGCACCAAACCCTGACTGAAACCTTGAAACATATGTTGGACGAAGACAGTGAAATCGTAACCTTCTATGTTGGAGAAGACGGAAGCGAAGAATTGGCAAATGAAATTGCTCAAGAAATCGCAGAAGAATTCGAAGATGTCGAAGTAGAAATTCACCAAGGTCAACAACCGGTTTATCCATATCTTTTCAGTGTGGAATAA
- a CDS encoding ABC transporter ATP-binding protein has product MNMIKVESLNKNIKGKAILKDISFEVAEGECVALIGPNGAGKTTLLDCLLGDKLVTSGQVSIQGLPVTSSQLDYIRGYLPQENVIVQKLKVKELIAFFQSIYPNPLNNQEIDQLLQFDQQQKEQLAEKLSGGQKRLFSFVLTLIGRPKLVFLDEPTAAMDTSTRQRFWEIVQELKAQGVTILYSSHYIEEVEHTADRILVLNKGELIRDTTPLAMRSEEIEKHFILPLAYKKVIEQSNLVENWSQKQDALQVVTREADAFWQLLVQAGCRIQEIEVNNRSLLDTIFEETQKGDD; this is encoded by the coding sequence ATGAACATGATTAAGGTAGAAAGCCTAAATAAAAACATCAAGGGCAAGGCTATTTTGAAGGATATTTCTTTTGAGGTAGCTGAAGGTGAATGCGTCGCCTTGATTGGGCCCAATGGTGCTGGAAAGACCACACTCTTGGACTGTTTGCTTGGAGATAAACTGGTCACCAGCGGTCAAGTATCCATCCAAGGTTTGCCAGTGACGAGCTCTCAGTTAGACTATATTAGAGGTTACCTCCCTCAAGAAAATGTCATCGTTCAGAAATTAAAGGTCAAAGAGTTGATTGCTTTTTTTCAAAGCATTTATCCAAATCCCTTGAACAATCAGGAGATCGATCAACTATTGCAGTTTGACCAGCAACAAAAAGAGCAATTGGCAGAAAAATTGTCAGGTGGGCAAAAGCGTCTCTTTTCATTTGTCTTGACATTGATTGGCCGACCAAAACTTGTCTTTTTGGATGAGCCAACTGCGGCCATGGATACCTCAACTCGTCAACGTTTTTGGGAAATTGTCCAGGAGCTAAAAGCGCAGGGAGTCACCATTCTCTATTCATCCCATTATATCGAAGAAGTAGAGCATACAGCTGACCGGATTTTGGTCTTAAATAAGGGAGAGTTGATTCGTGATACGACGCCTCTAGCCATGCGCAGTGAGGAGATTGAAAAGCACTTCATCCTACCTCTGGCTTACAAGAAAGTCATTGAGCAGTCTAACTTGGTTGAAAACTGGTCACAAAAACAAGATGCTTTGCAAGTAGTCACACGTGAAGCGGATGCTTTTTGGCAACTGTTAGTGCAAGCAGGGTGTAGGATTCAAGAAATTGAAGTCAATAATCGTAGCTTGTTGGATACAATCTTTGAAGAAACACAAAAGGGAGATGACTAA
- a CDS encoding ABC transporter permease, which translates to MKRWIALNKIEFLLTKRQLVYYLLSVGMPTAFYLFFSGMYQDTPDGPANFMRDYLISMTAFSMMSTAMFSFPAVLHTDKINNWQKTLRHTPVNMVEYYLSKITSMMVDYLVSILVVFSVGHLVRGVDMPLGNWIGAAFLLIAGSIAFVALGLTLTLLPSSQLMSVVGNLLYLGLAVLGGLWMPISLFPDWMQAIGKCLPTYQLMELLKTFLNEGGINLSATVYLLVFSAVLFGLTIYLQGHKENA; encoded by the coding sequence ATGAAACGATGGATTGCACTAAACAAGATAGAATTTCTATTGACCAAACGTCAATTAGTCTATTATCTATTATCCGTAGGGATGCCGACGGCCTTCTATTTATTCTTTTCAGGCATGTACCAGGACACACCAGATGGGCCAGCAAATTTTATGCGCGACTACCTCATCTCTATGACAGCTTTTTCTATGATGTCAACAGCTATGTTTTCATTCCCAGCTGTTTTACATACCGATAAAATCAACAACTGGCAGAAAACATTGCGCCATACTCCAGTAAATATGGTAGAATATTATCTATCAAAGATAACAAGTATGATGGTTGATTATTTGGTCTCAATCCTGGTTGTTTTCTCAGTTGGGCACTTGGTCAGAGGTGTGGATATGCCTCTAGGAAACTGGATTGGGGCTGCGTTCTTACTGATTGCGGGAAGTATTGCCTTTGTAGCGCTTGGCTTGACCTTGACACTCTTGCCTTCTAGTCAGCTGATGTCTGTCGTGGGCAATCTTCTCTATCTAGGCTTGGCTGTTTTAGGCGGACTCTGGATGCCCATCTCTTTATTTCCAGACTGGATGCAAGCAATCGGGAAGTGCCTACCAACCTATCAGTTGATGGAGTTGCTCAAGACCTTCTTAAACGAGGGTGGCATCAATCTATCAGCCACAGTTTATCTACTTGTTTTTTCAGCAGTTTTATTTGGTTTGACCATTTACCTTCAAGGTCATAAGGAGAATGCTTAA
- a CDS encoding sensor histidine kinase translates to MLERLKSIHYMFWASLIFMVFPILSAVVGEIPSWHLLVDILFVVAYLGVLTTKSQRLSWLFWFIMLAYVAGNTVFIYGNYVWFFFFLANLLIYHFRVRSLRSLHVWTFLLAQVLVVGQLMMFQSVETEVVAFELGILTFVDLMTLGLVRIRIVEDLKEAQAKQNAQINLLLAENERSRIGQDLHDSLGHTFAMLSVKTDLALQLFQMEAYPQVEKELKEIHQISKDSMNEVRTIVENLKSRTLASELETVKKMLEIAGIEVEVDNQLDKASLTQDVESTAAMILLELATNIIKHASAEKAYLKLERTDQELVLTVRDDGKGFATVKGNELHTVRDRAAAFSGQVELVSLKQPTEVRVHLPYKERK, encoded by the coding sequence ATGCTTGAAAGACTGAAAAGCATACACTATATGTTTTGGGCCAGTTTGATTTTTATGGTTTTCCCTATCCTCTCTGCAGTAGTTGGGGAAATTCCTAGCTGGCATTTACTAGTTGATATTCTATTTGTGGTGGCTTATTTAGGCGTTTTAACCACCAAGAGTCAGCGCTTATCCTGGCTCTTTTGGTTCATCATGTTAGCTTATGTGGCTGGAAATACCGTCTTCATTTATGGCAACTATGTCTGGTTCTTCTTTTTCCTTGCCAATCTCTTGATTTATCATTTTAGAGTTCGTAGCCTACGTTCACTTCATGTCTGGACTTTTCTCCTTGCTCAAGTTCTTGTTGTTGGTCAACTCATGATGTTTCAGTCAGTCGAAACTGAGGTTGTAGCCTTTGAGCTTGGGATTCTTACTTTTGTGGATTTGATGACATTGGGCTTGGTTCGGATTCGCATTGTGGAGGATTTGAAAGAAGCTCAGGCTAAGCAAAATGCTCAGATAAATCTATTGCTTGCTGAAAATGAACGTAGTCGTATCGGTCAGGATTTGCATGATAGTCTGGGACATACTTTTGCTATGCTGAGTGTCAAGACAGATTTAGCCTTGCAGTTATTTCAGATGGAGGCTTATCCACAGGTGGAGAAGGAATTAAAAGAAATTCACCAGATAAGTAAGGATTCGATGAATGAAGTGCGAACTATCGTGGAAAATCTAAAATCACGGACCCTAGCTTCAGAACTTGAAACTGTCAAGAAGATGCTTGAGATTGCTGGGATTGAGGTTGAGGTTGATAATCAGTTGGACAAGGCTAGCCTGACCCAGGATGTGGAGTCGACAGCCGCTATGATTTTGTTAGAACTTGCGACCAATATCATCAAGCATGCCAGCGCTGAAAAAGCCTATCTAAAACTGGAACGTACAGATCAGGAATTGGTCCTGACAGTTAGAGATGACGGGAAAGGATTTGCAACTGTAAAAGGAAATGAACTCCATACAGTCCGAGATCGTGCTGCAGCCTTCTCAGGGCAAGTAGAGCTGGTCAGTTTGAAACAACCAACAGAGGTGCGCGTGCATCTGCCTTATAAGGAGAGAAAGTAG
- a CDS encoding response regulator transcription factor: protein MKVLVAEDQSMLRDAMCQLLSFQPDVETVLQAKNGAEAIEVLEKEAVDIAILDVEMPVKTGLEALEWIKQEVPETKVVIVTTFKRPGYFERAVKAGVDAYVLKERSIAELMQTLHTVLEGRKEYSPELMEVMMTHPNPLTEQEVAVLHGVAQGLSNQEIADKLYLSNGTVRNYMTNILSKLGANNRTEAAKTAEEEGWL, encoded by the coding sequence ATGAAAGTATTAGTCGCAGAAGATCAAAGTATGCTTAGAGATGCCATGTGTCAGCTCTTAAGCTTTCAGCCAGATGTGGAGACTGTTCTGCAGGCGAAAAATGGAGCCGAAGCTATCGAGGTTTTGGAGAAAGAAGCAGTAGATATTGCCATCCTTGACGTCGAAATGCCAGTCAAGACTGGACTCGAAGCACTCGAGTGGATCAAACAAGAAGTGCCTGAAACCAAGGTGGTTATCGTTACGACCTTTAAACGCCCAGGTTATTTTGAACGTGCGGTCAAAGCAGGAGTCGATGCCTATGTCTTGAAAGAACGAAGCATCGCTGAGCTCATGCAAACCCTACATACGGTGTTAGAGGGACGTAAGGAATATTCCCCAGAGCTCATGGAAGTCATGATGACCCATCCCAATCCCTTGACCGAGCAAGAAGTCGCTGTTCTACATGGAGTTGCCCAGGGCCTGTCCAACCAAGAAATTGCGGACAAGCTCTACCTCTCAAACGGGACTGTCCGTAATTACATGACCAATATCCTCTCCAAACTAGGCGCAAACAACCGAACCGAAGCAGCCAAAACTGCCGAAGAAGAAGGTTGGTTGTGA
- a CDS encoding valine--tRNA ligase: protein MSKELSPKYNPAEVEAGRYQKWLDEDVFKPSGDKKAKPYSIVIPPPNVTGKLHLGHAWDTTLQDIIIRQKRMQGFDTLWLPGMDHAGIATQAKVEERLRGEGISRYDLGREKFLEKVWEWKDEYATTIKEQWGKMGLSVDYSRERFTLDEGLSKAVRKVFVDLYKKGWIYRGEFIINWDPAARTALSDIEVIHKDVEGAFYHMNYMLEDGSRALEVATTRPETMFGDVAVAVNPEDPRYKDLIGKNVVLPIANKLIPIVADEHADPEFGTGVVKITPAHDPNDFLVGQRHNLPQVNVMNDDGTMNDLAFEFAGMDRFEARKAVVAKLEEIGALVKIEKRVHSVGHSERTGVVVEPRLSTQWFVKMDQLAKNAIANQDTDDKVEFYPPRFNDTFLQWMENVHDWVISRQLWWGHQIPAWYNAEGEMYVGEEAPEGDGWTQDEDVLDTWFSSALWPFSTMGWPDVDSEDFKRYFPTSTLVTGYDIIFFWVSRMIFQSLEFTGRQPFQNVLIHGLIRDEQGRKMSKSLGNGIDPMDVIEKYGADALRWFLSNGSAPGQDVRFSYEKMDASWNFINKIWNISRYILMNNEGLTLEQATANVEKVVNKEAGNVTDRWILHNLNETIGKVTENFDKFEFGVAGHILYNFIWDEFADWYVELTKEVLYSDNEEEKVITRSVLLYTLDKILRLLHPIMPFVTEEIFGQISEGSIVTAAYPTVNPAFEDLAAHTGVESLKDLIRAVRNARAEVNVAPSKPITILVKTSDSDLEAFFNSNVNYIKRFTNPEHLEIASTIPAPELAMSSVITGAEIYLPLADLLNVEEELARLDKELAKWQKELDMVGKKLSNERFVANAKPEVVQKERDKQADYQAKYDATVARIDEMKKLVK, encoded by the coding sequence ATGTCTAAAGAACTTTCACCTAAATACAATCCAGCCGAGGTTGAGGCTGGTCGTTACCAAAAATGGCTTGATGAAGATGTTTTCAAGCCTTCAGGAGATAAAAAGGCTAAGCCTTATTCGATCGTCATTCCACCACCAAACGTGACTGGGAAACTCCACCTTGGTCACGCTTGGGATACAACTTTGCAAGATATCATCATCCGTCAAAAACGCATGCAAGGTTTTGATACACTTTGGCTTCCAGGGATGGACCACGCAGGGATTGCGACTCAGGCTAAGGTTGAGGAGCGCTTGCGTGGTGAGGGCATCAGTCGTTATGACCTCGGTCGTGAAAAATTCCTTGAGAAAGTCTGGGAATGGAAAGATGAATATGCGACGACTATCAAAGAACAATGGGGCAAGATGGGGCTCTCTGTAGACTACTCTCGTGAGCGTTTCACCCTTGACGAAGGTTTATCAAAAGCGGTTCGTAAGGTCTTTGTGGACCTTTACAAGAAAGGCTGGATCTACCGTGGTGAGTTTATCATCAACTGGGACCCAGCAGCTCGTACAGCCCTTTCTGATATCGAGGTGATTCATAAGGACGTCGAGGGTGCCTTCTACCACATGAACTACATGTTAGAAGATGGTTCACGTGCCCTTGAAGTGGCGACTACTCGTCCTGAGACCATGTTTGGGGACGTTGCTGTTGCGGTCAATCCAGAAGACCCACGCTACAAGGACTTGATCGGTAAAAACGTCGTTCTTCCTATCGCGAATAAATTGATCCCAATCGTTGCGGACGAACACGCGGATCCTGAGTTTGGTACAGGTGTCGTGAAAATCACACCTGCCCACGATCCAAACGACTTTTTGGTTGGTCAACGCCACAACTTACCACAAGTCAATGTCATGAACGATGACGGAACCATGAATGACTTGGCCTTCGAATTTGCAGGCATGGACCGTTTTGAAGCTCGTAAGGCAGTCGTTGCCAAGTTGGAAGAAATCGGTGCCCTCGTCAAAATCGAAAAACGTGTCCACAGTGTTGGTCACTCAGAACGTACAGGTGTTGTAGTTGAGCCACGCTTGTCTACTCAATGGTTCGTCAAGATGGACCAATTGGCTAAAAATGCTATTGCCAATCAAGATACAGACGATAAGGTAGAATTCTACCCACCTCGTTTCAACGATACCTTCCTCCAATGGATGGAAAATGTCCACGACTGGGTAATCTCACGTCAGCTCTGGTGGGGTCACCAAATCCCTGCTTGGTACAATGCCGAGGGTGAAATGTACGTCGGTGAAGAAGCTCCTGAAGGTGACGGATGGACTCAGGACGAAGATGTCTTAGACACTTGGTTCAGTTCTGCCCTTTGGCCATTCTCAACTATGGGCTGGCCGGATGTCGACTCAGAAGACTTCAAACGTTACTTCCCAACTTCAACCTTGGTTACTGGTTACGACATCATCTTCTTCTGGGTGTCTCGTATGATCTTCCAATCCTTGGAATTCACTGGCCGTCAACCATTCCAAAACGTCCTTATCCACGGTCTCATTCGTGACGAACAAGGACGCAAAATGTCTAAGTCACTCGGTAACGGTATCGACCCAATGGATGTCATTGAGAAATACGGTGCCGATGCCCTTCGTTGGTTCCTTTCAAACGGTTCTGCACCAGGTCAAGACGTGCGCTTCTCTTATGAGAAAATGGATGCTTCATGGAACTTCATTAACAAGATCTGGAACATCTCTCGCTACATCCTCATGAACAATGAAGGCTTGACCCTTGAGCAAGCAACTGCTAATGTGGAAAAAGTTGTTAACAAGGAAGCTGGAAATGTTACTGACCGCTGGATTCTCCACAACCTCAATGAAACCATCGGAAAAGTCACTGAAAACTTTGATAAGTTTGAATTTGGTGTAGCTGGACACATCCTATACAACTTCATCTGGGATGAGTTTGCGGACTGGTACGTTGAGTTGACCAAGGAAGTCCTTTATAGCGATAACGAAGAAGAGAAAGTCATCACACGTTCTGTTCTCCTTTACACTTTGGACAAGATCCTTCGTCTCCTTCACCCAATCATGCCATTCGTGACAGAGGAAATCTTTGGACAAATCTCAGAAGGTTCTATCGTTACAGCAGCATACCCAACTGTCAACCCAGCCTTTGAAGACCTTGCGGCTCACACTGGTGTCGAAAGCCTCAAAGACTTGATCCGCGCTGTTCGTAATGCGCGTGCGGAAGTAAACGTTGCTCCAAGCAAGCCTATCACCATTCTTGTTAAGACAAGCGATAGCGACTTAGAAGCCTTCTTTAACAGCAATGTCAACTACATCAAACGCTTCACAAATCCAGAACACTTGGAAATCGCATCAACTATTCCTGCACCTGAACTCGCTATGTCAAGTGTCATCACAGGAGCAGAAATCTACTTGCCACTCGCTGACCTTCTCAATGTAGAAGAAGAATTGGCTCGCCTCGACAAGGAACTGGCTAAATGGCAAAAAGAACTGGATATGGTCGGTAAGAAGCTCTCTAACGAACGCTTCGTAGCCAATGCCAAACCAGAAGTCGTCCAAAAAGAACGCGACAAACAAGCCGACTACCAAGCGAAATACGATGCGACAGTCGCACGTATTGATGAGATGAAGAAGTTGGTGAAATAA
- a CDS encoding GNAT family protein, protein MTRAELPERIETERLVLRVRTVADAEEIYAYASLPEVSYPAGFPPVKTLDDEIYYLEHILPERNQKDNLPAGYGIVVKGTDTIIGSVDFNHRHEDDVLEIGYTLHPDYWGRGYVPEAARALIDLGFKDLGLHKIELVCFGYNVQSQRVAEKLGFTLEARIRDRKDAQGSRCDSLIYGLLKSEWGE, encoded by the coding sequence ATGACAAGAGCTGAGTTACCTGAACGAATCGAGACGGAGCGTCTGGTCTTACGAGTCCGTACAGTGGCGGATGCGGAGGAAATCTATGCCTACGCTAGTCTCCCAGAAGTCTCTTATCCAGCAGGATTTCCACCCGTCAAGACCTTGGATGATGAGATTTACTATCTAGAGCATATCCTTCCCGAGCGCAATCAAAAGGACAATCTCCCAGCTGGTTACGGCATTGTGGTCAAAGGAACCGATACCATCATCGGCTCTGTTGATTTCAACCACCGCCACGAAGACGATGTGCTGGAGATTGGCTATACCTTGCACCCAGACTATTGGGGTCGTGGTTATGTACCAGAAGCAGCGCGAGCCTTGATTGACCTAGGTTTTAAAGATTTAGGCCTTCACAAGATTGAACTGGTCTGCTTTGGCTACAATGTCCAAAGTCAACGAGTCGCAGAAAAGCTTGGTTTCACTCTTGAAGCTCGCATTCGAGACCGCAAAGATGCCCAAGGCAGTCGTTGTGACAGTCTCATATATGGCTTGCTGAAGAGTGAGTGGGGGGAGTAG
- a CDS encoding flavin reductase family protein produces MKQSFKTSKLYYGFPIFILGYQDQNFGHNITTCSSSYSLGDWLVIGVGAEENVADQIKYYQQFTVNIPDENLMIEMEQAGFISHREKIAKLGLDFQPSKLTQAPILEACPVVLDCQVDRIIEEDGICHIFAKILERLVDPELLDDKGHFKNDCFAPTYFMGDGHQRVYRYLDDRVDPMGSFIKKARKKDDKS; encoded by the coding sequence ATGAAACAATCTTTCAAAACCAGCAAACTCTACTACGGTTTTCCTATCTTCATCTTGGGCTATCAGGACCAGAACTTTGGGCACAATATCACGACCTGCAGTTCCTCTTATAGTCTGGGAGATTGGTTAGTTATTGGAGTTGGTGCTGAGGAAAATGTAGCAGATCAGATTAAGTATTATCAACAATTCACCGTGAACATTCCTGATGAAAACCTCATGATCGAGATGGAGCAGGCTGGTTTTATTAGTCACCGTGAAAAGATTGCCAAACTCGGCTTAGATTTTCAACCTTCTAAACTGACACAAGCACCTATTTTAGAGGCTTGCCCCGTCGTATTGGACTGTCAGGTGGATCGGATCATCGAGGAAGATGGCATCTGCCATATCTTTGCTAAGATCCTTGAACGACTGGTTGATCCGGAACTCTTGGACGATAAAGGCCATTTTAAAAATGACTGCTTTGCACCGACTTACTTTATGGGGGACGGCCATCAGCGTGTTTACCGTTATCTAGATGATAGAGTTGACCCCATGGGAAGCTTTATCAAGAAAGCGAGGAAAAAAGATGACAAGAGCTGA